The following are encoded in a window of Meiothermus sp. CFH 77666 genomic DNA:
- the pdxS gene encoding pyridoxal 5'-phosphate synthase lyase subunit PdxS — protein MEKGTLRVKTGFAEMFKGGVIMDVVNAQQAEIAQEAGAVAVMALERVPADIRAQGGVARMSDPKLIKEIMSAVSIPVMAKCRIGHTVEAQILQALGVDFIDESEVLTPADESFHIDKHAFKVPFVCGATDIGEALRRIGEGAAMIRTKGEAGTGNVVEAVRHARSVMGAIRQIQALPREELMTYAKNHGAPYELVLWVHENGKLPVVNFAAGGVATPADAALMMQLGMDGVFVGSGIFKSGDPRKRAKAIVRAVTHYNNPEVLAEVSEDLGEAMVGINLDFLSEEEKLAKRGW, from the coding sequence ATGGAAAAAGGAACTTTGCGGGTCAAAACCGGATTCGCTGAAATGTTCAAGGGGGGCGTGATCATGGATGTGGTCAACGCCCAGCAAGCTGAGATTGCCCAGGAGGCCGGAGCGGTTGCGGTGATGGCCCTCGAGCGCGTACCCGCCGACATACGTGCGCAGGGGGGCGTGGCCCGCATGTCCGACCCCAAACTCATCAAGGAAATTATGTCCGCAGTCTCGATTCCGGTGATGGCCAAGTGCCGTATCGGGCACACTGTGGAAGCTCAGATTCTCCAGGCGCTGGGGGTAGACTTCATTGACGAGTCCGAGGTGCTGACCCCGGCGGATGAGTCGTTCCACATTGATAAACACGCCTTCAAGGTGCCCTTTGTTTGCGGGGCTACCGATATTGGCGAAGCTCTGCGGCGGATTGGAGAGGGGGCCGCCATGATCCGCACCAAGGGCGAGGCCGGCACTGGCAATGTGGTGGAGGCCGTGCGCCACGCCCGCAGCGTGATGGGGGCAATCCGGCAGATTCAGGCGCTCCCCCGCGAAGAGCTCATGACCTATGCCAAAAACCACGGCGCCCCCTACGAGCTGGTGCTCTGGGTTCATGAAAACGGCAAGCTGCCGGTGGTGAACTTCGCGGCCGGTGGGGTGGCGACTCCTGCCGACGCTGCCCTTATGATGCAACTGGGTATGGACGGGGTGTTTGTGGGTTCGGGCATTTTCAAGTCGGGCGACCCCCGCAAGCGGGCCAAGGCCATCGTGAGGGCGGTGACCCACTACAACAACCCCGAAGTTCTGGCCGAGGTCTCGGAAGACCTGGGCGAGGCCATGGTGGGCATCAACCTGGATTTCCTGTCGGAAGAAGAAAAACTGGCCAAGCGCGGCTGGTAG
- a CDS encoding peptidoglycan DD-metalloendopeptidase family protein, translating to MGLAQANLPGTEIPVDSPARKGWVMYTVQPGDTLSQIARRYRVDARAIMYSSGLKGVSLRPGQALRIPLVEETNDESRLPPGVRTYIVRRGDTVQSVANRFDLTVLGLVSANPGLPSLDRLEVGSTLYIPTGEPGLLVRLKRGETIQDLASRFGLSVAEVARANELTSPTDVQAGDLVLLPGVQAKTTYDRLLQIREAERKAREEEERRLAEERRQREEARRKQLVEQRRQEQQARMRQQQQAQSQPRLRRANAVVAAAGYRWPMSNFTITTYFGRRGVFQRFHTGIDLAAPTGTPIYAARAGQVDTAGWSRFGYGLHVILDHGGAQETLYGHMSRIVVRPGQWVARGDLIGYVGSTGWSTGPHLHFEVRVGGAARNPMAYLP from the coding sequence ATGGGGCTGGCCCAGGCTAACCTGCCAGGAACCGAAATTCCGGTTGACTCGCCCGCCCGCAAGGGTTGGGTGATGTACACCGTCCAGCCTGGTGATACCCTAAGCCAGATTGCACGCCGATACCGGGTAGATGCCAGGGCCATCATGTACAGCAGCGGCCTCAAGGGGGTGTCCTTACGCCCTGGACAGGCGCTACGCATCCCCCTGGTCGAAGAAACTAACGACGAGAGCCGCCTGCCGCCGGGGGTTCGCACCTATATCGTTCGTCGGGGCGATACGGTGCAGTCGGTGGCGAACCGCTTTGATCTGACCGTGTTAGGGCTGGTTTCGGCCAACCCGGGCCTGCCCAGCCTGGATCGCCTCGAGGTCGGCTCCACCCTCTACATTCCCACCGGAGAGCCGGGCCTGCTGGTTCGCCTCAAGCGGGGCGAGACCATCCAGGATCTGGCCAGCCGCTTTGGTCTCTCGGTTGCCGAAGTGGCCAGGGCCAACGAGCTCACCTCGCCAACCGATGTGCAGGCGGGGGATCTGGTTTTGCTGCCCGGGGTGCAGGCCAAAACCACCTACGACCGCTTGCTGCAAATCCGCGAGGCGGAGCGCAAAGCCCGTGAGGAAGAGGAACGCCGACTGGCCGAAGAACGGCGTCAGCGCGAGGAAGCCCGCCGCAAGCAGCTCGTAGAACAAAGGCGCCAGGAGCAGCAGGCACGCATGCGTCAGCAGCAGCAAGCCCAGAGCCAGCCCCGCCTCCGGCGGGCCAATGCGGTGGTGGCCGCAGCAGGGTATCGCTGGCCCATGTCGAACTTTACCATCACTACCTACTTTGGCCGGCGCGGGGTATTCCAGCGCTTCCACACCGGCATAGACCTGGCTGCACCGACCGGTACGCCCATCTATGCGGCCAGAGCTGGCCAGGTAGATACCGCGGGCTGGAGCCGCTTTGGCTATGGTTTGCACGTTATCCTGGATCACGGTGGAGCCCAGGAGACCCTTTATGGTCACATGTCGCGCATTGTGGTGCGTCCGGGCCAGTGGGTTGCCAGGGGCGACTTAATCGGCTACGTGGGTTCTACCGGGTGGAGCACCGGCCCCCACCTCCACTTTGAAGTACGGGTGGGGGGTGCAGCCCGCAACCCCATGGCCTATCTGCCCTAA
- the smpB gene encoding SsrA-binding protein SmpB: MAGLENRKARHDYEILETLEAGLALKGTEVKSIRAGQVDFTGTFARFQNGELFLENLYVAPYEKGGFTNHDPRRLRKLLLHRHELNKLKARVEQKGLTLVPLKIYFNERGKAKLLLALARGKRDYQKRADDKKQAVRRELESW, from the coding sequence ATGGCTGGACTCGAGAACCGCAAAGCCCGTCATGATTATGAAATCCTCGAAACCCTCGAAGCGGGCTTGGCCCTTAAGGGCACAGAGGTCAAGTCCATCCGGGCCGGCCAGGTGGACTTTACCGGAACCTTTGCCCGGTTTCAAAACGGCGAGCTTTTTCTGGAAAACCTCTACGTTGCTCCCTATGAGAAAGGTGGCTTCACCAACCACGACCCCCGCCGTCTGCGCAAGCTGTTACTCCACCGCCACGAGCTCAACAAGCTCAAAGCCCGCGTCGAGCAGAAGGGCCTGACCCTGGTGCCACTCAAAATTTATTTTAACGAACGGGGCAAGGCCAAGTTGCTGCTGGCCCTGGCCCGCGGCAAGCGCGATTATCAGAAGAGAGCGGATGATAAAAAACAAGCGGTTCGGCGAGAACTGGAAAGCTGGTAG
- the rho gene encoding transcription termination factor Rho: MRRKTESQVPLSYQELSSRILPELHLLAAEAGIPNYKKLSKDELVMLLLSQEATEEGLAIAKGYLEISQDGYGFLQESLYTMESRTVIVSAGLIKQYQLRTGDYVVGKARPARENERYGTLMKVEAVNNLDPEAAAKRPKFDDLIPQFPDRQIILETTGEESSNRVIDLLAPIGRGQRGLIVAPPKAGKTTLLKKVARAVLRNEPDIKVIVLLIDERPEEVTDFRESVEGADVIASTFDEPPQNHIRVAEFVHERSRRIVEEGGHVLILLDSITRLARANNLVTPPTGRTLSGGLDSAALHFPKRFLGAARNIRGGGSLTILATALVETGSRMDDVIFEEFKGTGNMELHLSRRLEERRIFPAIDILKSGTRREELLLGEEVIQKMWLLRKVLADMDPAEAMEMLLARLSRTKTNKEFLATLGGK; encoded by the coding sequence ATTCGCCGCAAGACCGAGAGCCAGGTGCCGCTCAGCTACCAGGAACTCTCGAGCCGCATCCTGCCCGAACTACACCTGCTGGCCGCCGAAGCCGGAATTCCCAACTACAAGAAGCTCTCCAAAGATGAGCTGGTGATGCTCTTGCTATCGCAGGAAGCCACCGAGGAGGGCCTGGCCATTGCCAAAGGCTACCTGGAGATTAGCCAGGATGGGTATGGCTTCTTGCAGGAAAGCCTCTACACCATGGAATCCCGCACGGTGATTGTCTCGGCGGGCCTGATCAAGCAGTATCAGCTTCGCACGGGCGACTACGTTGTGGGTAAGGCCCGCCCGGCGCGAGAAAATGAGCGTTACGGCACCCTTATGAAGGTGGAAGCGGTCAACAACCTCGACCCCGAGGCCGCCGCCAAACGCCCGAAGTTCGACGACCTGATTCCGCAGTTCCCCGACCGGCAGATAATCCTCGAGACCACCGGCGAGGAGTCCTCCAACCGGGTCATAGACCTGCTGGCACCAATTGGCCGGGGTCAGCGCGGCCTTATTGTGGCTCCACCCAAGGCGGGCAAGACCACCCTCCTGAAGAAGGTGGCCCGGGCGGTGCTGCGCAATGAGCCCGACATCAAGGTAATTGTGCTGCTGATTGATGAGCGGCCCGAGGAGGTTACCGACTTCCGTGAGTCGGTAGAAGGGGCTGACGTGATTGCCTCGACCTTCGACGAACCCCCGCAAAACCACATCCGGGTGGCCGAATTCGTGCATGAGCGCAGCCGCCGCATTGTGGAGGAGGGGGGCCACGTGCTGATTCTCCTGGACTCCATAACCCGACTGGCCCGGGCCAACAACCTGGTCACACCTCCTACCGGGCGTACGCTGTCGGGGGGTCTGGACTCGGCCGCGCTACACTTTCCCAAGCGCTTTTTAGGGGCGGCCCGCAACATTCGGGGCGGGGGGTCGCTAACCATCCTGGCTACGGCACTGGTTGAAACCGGCAGCCGCATGGACGATGTGATTTTTGAAGAGTTCAAGGGTACGGGCAACATGGAACTCCACCTCTCCCGTCGCCTCGAGGAGCGCCGCATCTTCCCGGCCATAGACATCCTCAAGTCGGGCACCCGGCGCGAAGAGCTACTGCTGGGCGAGGAGGTTATCCAGAAAATGTGGCTCTTACGCAAGGTGCTGGCCGATATGGATCCGGCCGAAGCCATGGAGATGTTGCTGGCACGTCTTTCCCGTACCAAGACCAACAAGGAGTTCCTTGCAACTTTGGGGGGAAAGTAG
- the pdxT gene encoding pyridoxal 5'-phosphate synthase glutaminase subunit PdxT, translating to MKIGVMAIQGDFREHKQMLRSLGVEAVEVRLPRDLEGLSGLIVPGGESTTIGMLAREYGLEGAVRERVRQGSLAVWGTCAGAIWLAKEIPEFPDQPRLAALNIAVQRNAYGRQVDSFEEDLEIVGFDRPFHAFFIRAPRILSVGEDVRILAKHNEEAVLVQSGGLFAGTFHPELGGDARVHQLFLSECRNISPA from the coding sequence GTGAAAATTGGTGTAATGGCAATACAAGGTGACTTTCGTGAACACAAGCAAATGCTCAGATCGCTGGGGGTGGAGGCTGTTGAGGTGCGCCTTCCCAGGGATTTAGAAGGCCTGTCGGGGCTTATTGTGCCCGGGGGGGAGTCCACTACGATCGGCATGCTGGCCCGGGAGTATGGCCTCGAGGGCGCGGTACGTGAGCGCGTTCGGCAAGGCTCTTTGGCCGTCTGGGGAACCTGTGCGGGCGCGATCTGGTTGGCCAAAGAAATTCCGGAGTTTCCCGATCAGCCTCGGCTGGCTGCGCTGAATATTGCCGTGCAGCGCAACGCCTATGGGCGTCAGGTGGATAGTTTCGAGGAAGATTTAGAGATAGTTGGTTTTGACCGGCCTTTTCATGCTTTTTTTATTCGGGCACCACGTATTTTGAGCGTTGGTGAAGATGTTCGTATTCTGGCCAAACACAACGAGGAGGCTGTACTTGTGCAGTCGGGTGGGTTATTTGCCGGTACTTTTCACCCCGAACTGGGTGGTGACGCCCGAGTACATCAATTATTTTTGAGTGAGTGTAGAAATATTTCACCAGCATAG
- the fsa gene encoding fructose-6-phosphate aldolase, with protein MDLYLDTAEVSEIREIAAWGVLAGVTTNPSLIARSGRPLEPTIKEICQIVQGPVSAEVVSTAAADMVAEGRRLAAIDEHVVVKLPTTIEGLKACKTLSGEGIRVNMTLVFSANQALLCAKAGAWCVSPFLGRIDDISWEGMELIREIAELFQVQNLSTRILAASIRHPRHVTQAALLGADIATMPAKVFQQLIKHPLTDLGLKAFLEDWARASARI; from the coding sequence ATGGATCTATACCTCGATACTGCCGAAGTGAGCGAAATCAGGGAAATTGCGGCCTGGGGCGTGCTGGCAGGGGTCACTACCAACCCCTCCTTGATTGCCCGGTCGGGCCGTCCGCTCGAGCCCACCATCAAAGAGATATGCCAGATCGTGCAGGGGCCGGTCTCGGCAGAGGTGGTTTCGACGGCGGCAGCCGATATGGTTGCGGAAGGGCGCCGCCTGGCAGCCATTGACGAGCACGTGGTGGTCAAGCTGCCCACCACCATTGAGGGCCTCAAGGCTTGCAAAACCCTCTCCGGCGAGGGTATCCGGGTAAACATGACCCTGGTGTTCTCGGCCAACCAGGCCCTTTTGTGCGCCAAGGCCGGGGCCTGGTGCGTCTCGCCCTTCCTGGGCCGCATAGACGACATCTCCTGGGAGGGCATGGAGCTGATCCGCGAGATTGCTGAGCTATTCCAGGTGCAAAACCTCAGCACCCGCATCCTGGCCGCCTCGATTCGCCACCCCCGTCATGTGACCCAGGCCGCCCTGCTGGGCGCCGATATCGCCACCATGCCCGCCAAGGTGTTTCAGCAGCTCATCAAGCACCCCCTAACCGACCTTGGTCTGAAAGCCTTCCTGGAAGACTGGGCCAGGGCCAGCGCCAGGATCTAG